Proteins found in one Leptolyngbyaceae cyanobacterium genomic segment:
- a CDS encoding chemotaxis protein CheW — MTRRFRSKRFIPNRTLARKLVVFQLGSEKYAISIERVYRILNNFKLHGVSESGRSLISYNNEIITIIDPSQLLVSSRDDRERQYLIICTLIDGQNFGITVPEIPSVLEVAEDKFGDVPEIYQQGKVSDAIEKAIQLEDSKILFYLNLDKLMKNAIA; from the coding sequence ATGACTCGACGCTTCCGTAGTAAACGCTTTATTCCTAATCGTACTCTCGCTCGCAAATTAGTTGTGTTTCAATTAGGTAGTGAAAAATATGCTATCTCTATTGAACGAGTATATCGCATTCTCAATAATTTTAAACTTCACGGTGTTTCAGAAAGCGGACGTAGTTTAATATCTTATAACAATGAAATAATTACTATTATCGATCCTTCTCAGCTTTTAGTGAGTAGCCGCGACGATAGAGAACGGCAATATTTGATTATTTGTACTCTAATTGACGGGCAAAATTTTGGGATTACGGTTCCGGAAATACCTAGCGTTTTAGAAGTTGCAGAAGATAAGTTTGGAGATGTTCCTGAAATTTATCAACAGGGTAAAGTATCAGATGCGATCGAAAAAGCGATCCAACTTGAAGATAGTAAAATTTTATTTTATTTGAATTTGGATAAATTGATGAAAAATGCGATCGCTTAA
- a CDS encoding DUF429 domain-containing protein encodes MIKFLGIDLGWKTGASGLCCLNWQDNQLHLLNLDCIVSITDILTWIDTYAPAPEPAIVAVDAPTLIPNATGMRLPDKLTHKHFHRYHAACYPANLGRPFAQRTVEFGLSLEALGFVHAPTIETQKLSRFQIEVFPHPAIVNLFGLERILKYKKGKLSERRAELIKLRQYILDYLPTLEPALKLDALPEIPFTGSALKNVEDKLDSLICAYVAAYWWYWGLEKNIVLGDRETGYIVIPSRKVTALSI; translated from the coding sequence ATGATTAAATTCCTCGGCATCGATCTCGGTTGGAAAACAGGCGCAAGCGGATTATGTTGCCTAAATTGGCAAGATAACCAATTACATCTATTAAATTTAGATTGCATCGTATCAATTACCGATATCCTCACTTGGATCGATACTTATGCACCAGCACCAGAACCCGCTATCGTTGCAGTTGACGCCCCAACTCTCATTCCCAATGCAACAGGAATGCGCTTACCAGATAAACTTACTCACAAACATTTTCATCGCTATCACGCCGCCTGTTATCCTGCTAATTTAGGACGCCCTTTTGCTCAACGCACGGTAGAATTCGGCTTAAGTTTAGAAGCATTGGGTTTCGTTCACGCGCCAACTATAGAAACGCAAAAATTAAGCAGATTTCAAATCGAAGTATTTCCGCATCCAGCGATTGTTAACTTATTCGGTTTAGAACGCATCCTCAAATACAAAAAAGGTAAACTTTCCGAACGTCGCGCTGAATTAATCAAACTCCGTCAATACATTTTAGATTATTTGCCAACTCTAGAACCCGCTCTTAAATTAGATGCTTTACCTGAGATTCCTTTTACTGGTTCGGCATTGAAAAATGTAGAAGATAAACTAGATAGTTTAATTTGCGCTTATGTAGCTGCTTACTGGTGGTATTGGGGTTTGGAAAAAAACATAGTTTTAGGCGATCGCGAAACTGGTTACATCGTGATTCCCAGCCGAAAAGTTACGGCGCTTTCCATTTGA